The genome window TCAGCCCGGGCGACGTTCCGGCCGGATCCGACAATGCCGCACGCAGGGAGGAGAAATCCATGGTCCCCGCAAATCCGTAGATCAGTGAAATTCCGTACAGCAGCAAGCCTGATGCCAGCGAGCCAAGAACGAAATATTTCAACCCCGCTTCGGCAGAGCGCAGTTCATCCCGCGCAAACGCTGCCAGCACGTAGATGGCCAGAGACATCAGCTCCAGCCCCATATACAGGGTCATGAAGTTGGAAGCCGACACCATCACCATCATGCCAACGGTGGAGAACAGCGTCAGAACCGGGAACTCGAATCTCTCCATCCCGTGATGGCGGTTATAATCCAGCGACAGCACAACAGCGATCGATGCACCGGACAGGATCAGCAACTTCACCATGACCGCAAACGGATCGGCCACGAACTGTCCCTGAAACCCCAGCCCAAGCGCGCCGGAAACAGTCAGCAGCCCAGTGAGAAGAAACGCACCAAGTGTCAGCATCGCGCAGAGAAACGTATCCTCGCGCCGGTTCCGTGCCACACCAACCAGCAGAATGACCAGCCCGCACAGGGCCAGAACGATCTCCGGAGAAGCCAGGGTCCAGTTCATGAGTATAGGGCCATTCCGTTGGGCAAAGTTTTATTCTCGCGTCAGGGAGTGACGGACGCCAGCTGATGCATCTGGCTGATCGCCGCCTGATGCTGCTGCACCAGATCGTTCACCGTCGCATCAAAGAAATGCGTGAAGCTGGACGGATAGACCCCCATCCACAGGGTCAGCAGCACCAGCGGCACGAACACGACGATTTCCCGCGTGTTGAGATCAAACATGGAGCGTAGCTCGACAATGGTCATCCTGCCGAGGATCACACGGCGATACAGCCACAGTGAATAGACCGCTCCCAGGATCATGCCGGTGCTGCCCAGCAGGGCAATCCAGATGCTGATCTTGAAAGCACCGATCAGAACCAGAATTTCACCAACAAACCCGCCAGTTCCCGGCAAGCCGATGGTCGCCATGGTGAACACAAGGAAGACCGCCGCATAGGCCGGCATCCGCTCGACCAGACCGCCATAACGGTTGATCTCCAGCGTGTGCAACCGGTCATACACCACACCCACGCACAGAAACAACGCGGCGGACACCACACCATGAGACAGCATCTGGAACAGCGCACCGCTTAATCCCTGCTGATTCACGGTAAAAATGCCGATGGTCACGACGCCCATATGCGCAATGGATGAATAAGCAATCAGCTTTTTCATATTATCCTGCGCGAAGGCGACGATGGAGGTGTAGATCACCGCCATCACCGACAGGGCAAACATCAGCGGTGCGAAATACTCCACCGCATCAGGCAGCATGGGTACCGAGAAACGCAGGAAGCCGTAGCCCCCCATTTTCAGCAGCACACCGGCCAGAATAACGGACCCGGCGGTCGGTGCCTCCACATGGGCATCAGGCAACCAGGTGTGAACGGGCCACATCGGTACTTTCACGGCAAAAGATGCCAGAAAAGCCAGGAACAGCCAGAACTGCATATGCACCGGGAAGCGGGTGTGCAGCAGGGTTGGAATATCCGTCGTCCCGGCATAGTGCCACATGGTCAGCAGCGCCAGCAGCATCAGCACCGAACCGGCCAGCGTGTAGAGGAAGAATTTCAGCGCCGCATAAACCCGGCGCGCGTGTCCCCAAATGCCGATGATCAGATACATCGGAATCAGCACAGCTTCGAAGAAAATATAGAACAGCAGGAAATCGGTGGCCGAGAACATGCCCACCATCATGGTTTCCAGCACCAGGAAGGCGA of Granulibacter bethesdensis contains these proteins:
- a CDS encoding NADH-quinone oxidoreductase subunit M; translation: MNQAGFPVLSLLTFLPLLGVVILMTIRGDEEVVANNARWTALWTSLVVFAFSLVLWVRFDPAQPGMQFVESVQWLPEFGVRYSVGVDGISVLFVLLSTFLTPICILASWDAIHTRVREFMIAFLVLETMMVGMFSATDFLLFYIFFEAVLIPMYLIIGIWGHARRVYAALKFFLYTLAGSVLMLLALLTMWHYAGTTDIPTLLHTRFPVHMQFWLFLAFLASFAVKVPMWPVHTWLPDAHVEAPTAGSVILAGVLLKMGGYGFLRFSVPMLPDAVEYFAPLMFALSVMAVIYTSIVAFAQDNMKKLIAYSSIAHMGVVTIGIFTVNQQGLSGALFQMLSHGVVSAALFLCVGVVYDRLHTLEINRYGGLVERMPAYAAVFLVFTMATIGLPGTGGFVGEILVLIGAFKISIWIALLGSTGMILGAVYSLWLYRRVILGRMTIVELRSMFDLNTREIVVFVPLVLLTLWMGVYPSSFTHFFDATVNDLVQQHQAAISQMHQLASVTP